aggaaagcatctagagcagtgttatccccaaagttCCTATTGTAACCGGATACctaagcgctcgcatatcaatttctatccaactgaaccaccaagtagtatcaCACTCAAGGTGTAAGCCAACGGAAgttttaagttatgtgaacttaggttgatcctagcagttagactcttagcgcaaggtccacttactagtgttgtcttcacacacaattgctccacagaatccctctgcgaggtctcacgttctctacttgtgtaaggattattcaacaattacacggatatcctaaccctttactagcaatagaatgatcaatagatgaatccagcgtgcactccaaacaatctaattaatcaatcataaaccctagaaatagtgaaaacaaacgattatGTGATTATAACTCCGAATAGATTTATAtaactaataaagcttcacgctagaacattgaattcatccttaatcaacaaaggtttagcttctcatgattacacaattacccggtttccccctaaagggaaaaaccctagaatatttatgaagaacaaaagtataatatgagatgattGTTTTGATATTAGGTTAAGAATTGTttcttatatagtctccaaattgtAGAAGTGCCCGTGTCGAATCCCGTGCGAAGTAGGTTGCCAAATTCCAAATTATGTCACGTCCAAAGGGTTGGCCGTGTGGAAGAAATCCTATAATCAGCTAATGGACCACCTCCAAAGCTAGAAAAGTCCAGCCCACGTAACACTACACCGAAATGAAGAATCTGTAACATTAGACCTAACATGTTTTTATTGTTACGACATCGGTAATATTTTTTTGTAATGCGTAACACGCATGAACTATTACGGTTTTGGAACATTTCTTTAATGGGTTGTAACAGTTTATACATGTTACGGTTTTGAGATACACTAGCCAATAAAACACACTCCATAATTAAAATTCCATTCACACTTCCTCGGTGAAatatgtttcttttctttttctcggtCAAATACACTACGCGTGTCTTTCTACATACGACCTCCACATTCTTTTCAATTGCAGAACATGGCTTCcctctttcttctctttcttttcaattTTGGCTCGGAATTTTCcctcccaaaatcttctccacTAAGATCGTGGGATGTTTATCACGATCTCAGTTACAGTTTTTTTTGGATAAACCCATATATTTAGTTTACACAGCAAACTTAGCCCTAGAATTTGGAAAAACGAATCAAAGGAATTGGAGAAATCAACTGCTTTGGGTAAGTGAATGATGTTTGGTTTCAACTTTTAATTGTTATGAGGTCtaaatttttctttatctttcttttcttagataggtgccttttacaacatagtttCCAAGTATCGTTAAGCTTAGGTGCCTTTTCTTAGATAGGTGCCTTATAAACATaatttttctttatctttctctTTTGGTAATCCCTCCTCTTTTGGTAATCCCTCCTGCTTTGGTCAACTAAGATAGgtgccttttacaacatagtttCCAAGTATCGttaaatgcattaaaaatttcaaattctttggaTCCTCAGTCCAGACATTGTTGGAAGAATAAACTTGATTTAGCTTAATTAAGAATATTCTAGAAGGCATAATTTGTAAGAAACGAAAGAAATTGATCTGCTAGTCTAGAACATTCTAGCTAGTGTTGTACAGTAGAGATAAGTCTAGGATGTTCTACTCAGTCAAAATTGGCCTGTAAATGTGTAAATAAAGTCGATCACTAGAGTTTTCTAGAGTGGTCTTAGACTAGAGAATTAGAGAGAGGTCTAGAGATAGATGAGTCGCTAAAGTGAATCTATAAATAGGCAGTAGTGAATTCAGTTGAGACCTGTAAGTGAGTGAAAACCCAAAGTGGGTGGTAAGGTCAGTGATCGAGTGATAGCTAAAGTGAGTGGGAGTTTGTAAGAAAGTTAAATCCCTGTACAAACCAAAGTTTTGAAAAGTAATAGAAGTCCACTTCCATAAACTCCAATTGAGTGTCCCGTGAGTTATTTAAGAGTCatacacatcttcaataccatttTTCCCATTAACCCCATAATCATTTCCAACAGACATCGTCGACCACAAGAAAGAATGTTTTACCCCCCGATAGACTCAACTAATTTTTTGTGCAAAGCATTCCATCCTAAGTTTTGTGAATCTTTTTCTGTAGCTTCTAGTATGATTGCCTTAGCAATTTTTGTGCGATCAAAACGATCAGAAACACTGATCCACGGCTATTTCAAAATGGGTTAGATTTTGTACGCTATGATGGTTGAATACTAGTTGGGCCAGAGTAGTCTTGCCAAGACCCCCCATCCCAATGGTAGAGATGATGCGGGGATCACTTGTTTAATCTTAATATCCATATTCGGCGATCTAAACCAAGTTTCTTCAATACCCTCATCTCTCAAGGTAATACATAGGTCGTTATTGTGTTGTTTTTGGTGTATTTGACGACGACATTAGTTGGAGATTTTGAATTGTGTTTTATTATGTTTGGAATTAGTCGGATCTTTGTTTTTTGTGTATATTGTTTGTTGAGCATCTCGGATTGATATGGCTCGGATTCTTATTTGATAATACATAGGTCAATTCCTGCtaatagggctgttcatggtcggttttggttcggtttatagccaaaccaaaaccgaaaccaatactattggtttctaaaaatctaaaccaaaccaatccattaaccattggttcggtttccaaatggttccagttggtttcggttttttccagtggtttttggttaaccaataattatgtcaaatcaaaaaaaaatacacaaatttacagataaaaaaatcgtagttgccgatagtattggtttacacaaatatacagacaaaaaaaaaataatcaagaatagttaaagcttactctaattctagagatcaaaagaagatatataatatatcttaatttagttattgataaataaaaaagaaggaagacgggaagaaaaaagtcgagtagcagcagctgtagttgggggtggagaagggaggcggctgagagaaagagggagagtatcataatgaaatattagatttagggtttctatttatcctctaaatcaatgggtagaatctaatacttttaaaccgacggtagaaactaagtttaaaaattaatcggttccccaatggtttttggttcggttttcaggtcaaaccaaaccaaaccaataatgtcggtttttcaactttttttaccaaaccaatccaaatctaaatggtttggttcggtttctttcttattggtctggttcggtcggtttccaacggttaaccgacaccatgttcagccctacctGCTAAGTTACGTTTTAAATGGTTATGGATCTGCTGTTGCTTCAGTTTATGGTATCATAAGAGTTATAGACTAGTATGTTGTATGTAAGCTTGATGTTGCTCAACTATTCTGAGCTTGAAATACTCTCTGACTTGTTCTGAATTGAAATTTAAGTGGTCACAGACAAGAATTCCACTTGAACTATTTTCTGTCGACCCTTGAAAGCACTAGACTATATATGGAAAACGTAACCCATGTGATTGTGTATCGGTGTCCGGTATTTAGAAAATGTTGGGATTTTCTTTGGCTTTGTCGGAGTTACGACAAATAAATTCCATCTCTTAATTTTATCCTTGTTTATGGACATAAATAATTTCGTTGTCTTATTTCTGAAATGGATTAATGGTTTTCGTAGCATGTTAATTTTCCTGTAGAATTCCATAACTTAATTAGGCTTCTTAAGATTATAGTAAAATGACTTGGCCAAAGGCTAATTAGTTGCTACTGATATGTAACTAATGGGGTTAATTTCGCAGTTTGATTTTAAAGTCACCTAATTGATTGTCCATTACAGATAAGATGTTGATTTATGAGTTGTTTTGATAGATTTATGGAGAGTGGATGCTGGTAGATGTAGTAGTTTGTTTGCTTTGTTATGCTTAAATTGGGATTGATTATTGTACAAGTGAGATAGTATACCTTTTGTTTGAGGATGGGAACAAGGTTAGATGTCTTTGTTTGTGTTTATTTTTGTGAGTGCAGTTTAGTCATCTATGCGATGAGCCCTCTGTGTTATCTCTTTATACATACAGAGAACATTTCAAACTATATTTTGCATTACATATGTATTAATGACCTCAAATTTCCTTTACAGACAACTTAACTAATATCAATTTTGGAAGGTGCTGTGACAACTCAATTATATATCACacactcaagaggtcccaagtgCTTCTACGTGGGTTAGTTTACTTTATCCTAACTTAAGTAATGATATGATTGATTTTCTATGGTAGATGATTTGGTGTGTGTTTGTGAGTAAATTTTGAAGTTCATGCATGTTTGATACGTGATAAGTGTGATTAGTTTGAATATATAGTATGTCAGTCCCGATGGACAAAAAGTGGATGGAATTAGAAGATAGATCTGATGTCAAATGTCTCATTTCAACCTAAGACTATTGGCTTCTGTTTACATCAGATACGTTTCTTTCTAGGGCATTGCATAATCATCAACATGTTATCTCAATTTTTACTTTTGAATAAAGCCAGATTAGTTTCTCATTTTTACCACTAGGGAGCTGAATTTTTGTCTGTTTCACATGGATGTTTTAATCTTCATTTAGTTGTATATTCTCTACCTGGAGGGGTCTGGCTCTTTTATACAACTTCTCATTTCCTGGTGGTTTCTCCCTACATATCAGTCATCCGGTTCTTACTTATCTTGTGGTTCCTCTATCGAAAAGTCTCCATGGAGCTAAATGAGTAatttttaaggaagtagatgatGTGTTTATTTTTAAGCTTCAGTGACTAATCAATAATAACTAATGTCATTACTTTCCTGATGCAGATTCATCAACTGGCTGTAAATTCTCTTCATAGGAGCAACCAAATCGATGAGATGGAAGGAGGAGCCTTGTTTGTATTTGACCTTTGTATTTTTGAATCACATGAAAAAACTGGATTTCATGAGGCTAGTGCATTTGCATCTGCGTTTGGTATGCAGGTAAGAACTATACCCATTTTCTATATGGCTTTTCTTCTGAGTTTCTTTAATTGTAATCTGGTTCATCATCTTTGCAGTCTACAGTCGAAACTCCATGATCCAGCGCCGCTTTGCACCGGGTATTACACTAGGTAACAAAAAGGATCCAAGTTTTTTCTGTTtgtctctgtccaaaataataataataatttgttaACCATGTGTAAATCAGGACCGACGTAGAATTTTTTCGTATGCAGGTAATAATTTTTTCAAGCTCCACTGGAACTCAAGGAATATACCTCCAAAGTTGGCAGATTTTGTCAGAAAAATGGTTACTATTTATGTGCCATCAAGTTAGAAAGAGCAGGTGAATATTGTAAAGTGTCTGATTGAGATCATAACTATGGCGTCCAGGAGGCTATCATTTTCATCATGGGTATCTCTAGCAGATATCCTAACACGTAAGTTACTGtaacacagtttatataattaacAAATCACATTATTAAATTCTTATTGAAGTCCAACTTTCCTGTAGCTATAAATCAATCATTGCAGTACCTTGCATGTGGATTAGACACCTTAGTTGAAAGCAAAGGTACTTCTGAAGTTAACATTCAATGTCCAATGTTGAGTCTCAGTTTTTATTCTTTAGCATATGTTTGTAATTTTGTTTCTGTTGATATCCATGATCTGGATAATTAATGAAATACGCAAAATGAATTGACAGTGCTAATGATCTCTTTGATAGGTTTCTTGGAGAGTTTCTCAGAAGAGCCTGCTCTGGTTCAGTTACATTTGCTTACAGTCACTATTAAATTTTTTATGAAGAATCCAACAGAAGGCGCACAAAGAATGATTTAGGTTTGTTGCTTCAATGCTTGATATTGATGCTCCTACATTTTCAATTGCACCATTGCAGGTAGTCCTGAATAATGCTATTGTTGAGGCGGACAATCCAGTTCTGCGTGATCGGGCTATAATTATTTGCAAGTCTAACACGGTATTGCCAGGCTGTAAGTCCACAGAAGTAATCGTGTTGAGATAATAAATATAGTGGAGATGTCTTCAAGTCCAACACAGTATTTGCCAGGATTTAAATGTTAGGAAGAACGTACAAGTTTAAGCTTCTCGCAAAAACCATCAAAAAGGATGGGCGACTAAAAGATACCTTGACACTACTAACAAACTTAGTTTCGTTTTCTTGTATTTGTAAAGAAAGAAATGATCCAATCTTTATCTGTTTGACTCTTTGCTTGTTTCAAAAGCATATTAATAATGATATTACAAGAAATATTGTACTCTTTATCTTTTAATTTGATGTGGCGAACATCAGAAATACAGATACATATCTTGAGTATGATGTTCGAGAACTATGTCAGCTGCAGATGGTGACAAATAACCTGATATATTTGTGATTTTAGTAACATCCAAAGGCCTAGTCTTGGAACAGTAGTTCTCTGTtacaggaaaaaaatttagtaacACTATCCAGGTGTGACAGATTGTGGAAACGTGTTACTACCTGCACGAAATGGAACGGATGGTCTGGTGCTTTGAAAAGGTTACTGGCCATACCCGAAACATTTAAACTGTGACAGAAAATCTGCCCACCTCAACAGTAACGTTTATCCAATGTTGCTGAAGGTCTTTGTAACATTCTATGAACCGTTACAATTAGGCTCATTTGGTGTTTGTAAATTTCAGCTGCTTCAAATGGCCTGTCAGCTCTGTGGAACTGACAGCCTatattcttcttctcttattACGGATGGGTTTTCTATACGGAACTTCTCCTGTAACTTTTCacaattttcttcttttcaatCACGGCTGAGACTTCTAGCCGtaaactctcctgtatgtttaattcttttataacttcgAAACTTCACTGCCTTCTCTAACTTCAACTCCAGCAACAACAAACTTCATCCAAAGCCACTATAAAACTCGAGCCATACTCTTCTATCATCCTCTGTATAATCTTCATGACCTGCTCGAAGTTCTTCCATGCTTCACCGTTGCACAACACCAACTGCCAAACATCAGTGTTCCATGATCATCACTGCAGCGTCCCTGTTCAACTATGTCCACGGCTCCATTCTCGTTCACCATCATTACtgctttcatcttcatcttctcatcGCTGCCACCTTCATTGCTTGCTTCTCAACAGCATCACTTCCATGAACCAGAGCTGAGAACGCCACCTTTCTGTCGAGCTCGTCATCACCATCTTGATCAT
Above is a genomic segment from Papaver somniferum cultivar HN1 chromosome 10, ASM357369v1, whole genome shotgun sequence containing:
- the LOC113319716 gene encoding beta-adaptin-like protein C — protein: MASRRLSFSSWVSLADILTPINQSLQYLACGLDTLVESKGFLESFSEEPALVQLHLLTVTIKFFMKNPTEGAQRMI